The following are encoded together in the Streptomyces sp. NBC_00341 genome:
- a CDS encoding transglycosylase family protein: MAANGRHRRYQPSRINRASMLVTAGGAGLALPLITAASAGAASGDVWEKVAACESTGNWHINNGNGYFGGLQFTRSTWSAYGGAEYAPRADLASRDQQIAIAEKVLKGQGPGAWPVCSARAGLARGGDSPDISPQTERTTKVAAPKRAATEAKATEAKSSTPAKARTKQTPAAGTPTSVPGKRDSYTVASGDSLSGIAADRDLGAWQRLYSANRKVVGDDPDLIFPGQRLSLDLAGTPRAGTKSAPKADPKPAARPAAPKRTTQPAPKRAHPEQTAKPSHPKPVAQPKQQARPAPKKTETHRTETHRTETHKAEAHKKTETHKKTETHKKTEAHKSGHTAKHAGITAPVEARTGTQYRQSGAWSSGYHTGVDFPVPTGTSVKAMSSGTVVTAGWGGAYGYQIVIRHSDGKYSQYAHLSALHVRAGQRVGEGQRIARSGATGNVTGPHLHFEVRTGPEYGSDIDPLAYLRAGGVKV; the protein is encoded by the coding sequence ATGGCCGCGAACGGACGGCACCGCAGATATCAGCCGAGCCGCATCAACCGCGCCTCGATGCTGGTCACAGCGGGCGGTGCGGGACTAGCACTCCCGCTGATCACGGCCGCGTCGGCGGGTGCGGCATCGGGTGATGTCTGGGAGAAGGTGGCCGCGTGCGAGTCCACCGGAAACTGGCACATCAACAACGGTAACGGCTATTTCGGCGGGCTCCAGTTCACCCGGTCGACCTGGTCGGCGTACGGCGGCGCGGAGTACGCGCCACGCGCCGACCTGGCCAGCAGGGACCAGCAGATCGCCATCGCGGAGAAGGTCCTGAAGGGTCAGGGGCCGGGCGCCTGGCCGGTCTGTTCCGCGCGGGCGGGACTGGCGCGGGGCGGTGACTCTCCCGACATCAGCCCGCAGACCGAGCGGACGACCAAGGTCGCGGCGCCGAAGCGGGCGGCCACCGAAGCCAAGGCCACCGAAGCCAAGTCCTCGACACCCGCGAAGGCCCGGACGAAGCAGACCCCGGCGGCCGGTACGCCGACATCGGTGCCGGGCAAGCGCGACTCGTACACCGTGGCGAGCGGCGACTCGCTCTCCGGGATCGCGGCCGACCGCGACCTCGGCGCCTGGCAGCGGCTGTACTCGGCGAACCGCAAGGTCGTCGGTGACGACCCGGACCTGATCTTCCCCGGCCAGCGGCTGAGCCTCGACCTGGCCGGGACCCCGAGGGCGGGCACGAAGAGCGCCCCCAAGGCCGATCCGAAGCCGGCGGCCCGGCCGGCCGCGCCGAAGCGGACGACGCAGCCCGCACCGAAGCGTGCGCACCCCGAGCAGACGGCCAAGCCGTCGCACCCCAAGCCGGTTGCACAGCCCAAGCAGCAGGCCCGGCCCGCACCTAAGAAGACCGAGACCCACAGGACCGAGACCCACAGGACCGAGACCCACAAGGCCGAGGCCCACAAGAAGACCGAGACCCACAAGAAGACCGAGACCCACAAGAAGACCGAGGCCCACAAGAGCGGGCACACCGCGAAGCACGCCGGGATCACGGCCCCGGTCGAAGCCCGCACCGGCACCCAGTACCGGCAGTCCGGTGCCTGGTCGAGCGGATACCACACGGGCGTCGACTTCCCCGTGCCCACCGGCACCTCGGTCAAGGCGATGTCTTCCGGCACGGTCGTCACGGCAGGCTGGGGAGGGGCGTACGGCTACCAGATCGTCATCCGGCACAGTGACGGCAAGTACAGCCAGTACGCGCACCTGTCGGCGCTCCACGTGCGCGCCGGACAGCGGGTAGGTGAGGGCCAGCGCATCGCCCGCTCCGGCGCCACCGGCAACGTGACGGGTCCGCACCTGCACTTCGAGGTCCGCACCGGCCCCGAGTACGGCTCCGACATCGACCCGCTGGCCTACCTCAGGGCGGGCGGCGTCAAGGTCTGA
- a CDS encoding DMT family transporter, whose protein sequence is MVYMSSLALSVLLSLVSAVAYAAGAIVQERVATASDGRSLAPLRNRVWWAAVALNGVGALLHVVALAYGPLSLVQPLGALTIVFALPMAALFVHRRAGATAWRGAVMATVGLAGLLALTGSSDAHTLGGPQQLMLGSVTFGAVAALALLSKAMRRPVMRSVVLAAAAGVAFGIASVFTKTVAMEWTSGSVGTGLPALLVIAALAATGLLLSQAAYRGAGLTAPLATVTVVNPVVAAVVGLTLFGESFRHGTAGAMLALGCGIVAAGGLILLTTERMGAERRRAEEAAAGGARQAVRNADEAPGAPGSPAGPGSGASTGPAEIPGPGASPGPGTEARDFGGPAGSPDPAGAVRQQAGAPRGAVAFPGPAGPEPSIPETFPSRPSPAVRTPPELRSVQVEFGPCPRPPHTVGAERGGSPAGSTASPAAAGATAVTADDAGRGGTVQTLTPPALR, encoded by the coding sequence GTGGTGTACATGAGTTCCCTCGCGCTGTCCGTGCTGCTGTCACTGGTCTCCGCGGTCGCCTACGCGGCCGGCGCGATCGTCCAGGAGCGCGTCGCCACGGCCTCCGACGGCCGCTCGCTCGCTCCGCTGCGCAACCGGGTCTGGTGGGCCGCGGTCGCGCTGAACGGCGTGGGAGCGCTTCTGCACGTGGTCGCGCTGGCCTACGGTCCGCTCAGCCTCGTGCAGCCGCTGGGCGCCCTGACCATCGTCTTCGCCCTGCCGATGGCCGCCCTCTTCGTCCACCGCAGGGCCGGGGCGACGGCCTGGCGCGGCGCGGTCATGGCGACCGTCGGGCTGGCGGGTCTGCTCGCGCTCACCGGAAGCTCCGACGCGCACACCCTGGGCGGCCCGCAGCAGCTGATGCTCGGCTCGGTGACGTTCGGCGCGGTGGCGGCGCTCGCCCTGCTCTCGAAGGCGATGCGCCGGCCGGTGATGCGGAGCGTGGTCCTGGCCGCAGCCGCCGGTGTGGCGTTCGGTATCGCCTCCGTGTTCACGAAGACCGTGGCCATGGAGTGGACCTCGGGCTCTGTGGGGACCGGGCTGCCCGCCCTGCTGGTGATCGCGGCCCTCGCCGCCACCGGGCTGCTGCTGTCGCAGGCCGCGTACCGGGGCGCGGGTCTGACCGCCCCGCTCGCCACGGTCACCGTGGTGAATCCGGTGGTCGCGGCGGTCGTCGGCCTCACGCTGTTCGGTGAGTCGTTCCGGCACGGCACCGCGGGCGCCATGCTCGCCCTCGGCTGCGGCATAGTCGCGGCCGGCGGGCTGATCCTGCTCACCACGGAACGGATGGGCGCGGAGCGCCGGCGGGCCGAGGAGGCGGCGGCAGGCGGCGCGCGGCAGGCCGTGAGGAACGCGGACGAGGCTCCGGGCGCCCCCGGCTCACCCGCCGGGCCCGGTTCCGGTGCCTCAACCGGGCCTGCCGAAATCCCCGGACCCGGTGCTTCACCCGGGCCCGGCACGGAGGCCCGGGATTTCGGCGGGCCCGCCGGCTCCCCGGACCCGGCGGGCGCAGTACGGCAGCAGGCCGGGGCGCCGCGGGGCGCGGTGGCGTTCCCCGGGCCCGCGGGGCCGGAGCCATCGATTCCGGAAACGTTTCCCAGCCGGCCGTCGCCGGCTGTTCGGACCCCGCCGGAGCTCCGGTCGGTGCAGGTCGAGTTCGGTCCGTGCCCGCGGCCGCCGCACACCGTCGGCGCGGAGCGCGGCGGATCGCCCGCCGGGTCCACCGCCTCGCCCGCCGCTGCCGGCGCCACAGCCGTGACGGCCGATGACGCCGGTCGGGGCGGGACCGTTCAGACCTTGACGCCGCCCGCCCTGAGGTAG
- a CDS encoding (2Fe-2S)-binding protein — protein sequence MEEPGAASVSAFFALGAAPSPDEGHRALTRLYEGDTEPLTSRIDTVAERLCTAERRVAASVAQLGLAARLWSCALGPAALSGRFPDLRPENLHWDPSRPAPEDLWTDSAELLPGTAARIRDVVQYGHLEPLAAAIRRDTAVSPRLLWGNAGSALAGTVRQLTGWARTHGRPDVAARARALAAELFDHHELRDTGAPHGPGFRRTTCCLYYRVPGGGLCGDCVFDSAPGAAARV from the coding sequence ATGGAAGAGCCGGGAGCGGCCTCGGTGAGCGCGTTCTTCGCGCTCGGGGCGGCCCCGTCGCCGGACGAGGGACACCGCGCGCTGACCCGCCTGTACGAAGGCGACACGGAGCCGCTGACCTCCCGCATCGACACCGTCGCCGAGCGGCTCTGCACGGCCGAGCGCCGGGTGGCCGCCTCCGTCGCGCAGCTGGGCCTGGCCGCACGGCTGTGGTCCTGCGCGCTGGGCCCCGCGGCACTCTCGGGCCGTTTCCCGGACCTGCGGCCGGAGAACCTCCACTGGGACCCGAGCCGGCCGGCGCCCGAGGACCTGTGGACGGACTCCGCCGAGCTGCTGCCCGGCACCGCGGCCCGGATCAGGGACGTCGTCCAGTACGGCCATCTCGAACCGCTCGCCGCGGCGATCCGCCGCGACACGGCGGTCTCGCCCCGACTTCTGTGGGGCAACGCCGGATCCGCACTGGCCGGAACCGTACGCCAGCTGACCGGCTGGGCGCGTACGCACGGCAGGCCGGACGTCGCCGCCCGCGCCAGAGCCCTGGCGGCCGAACTCTTCGACCACCACGAGCTGCGCGATACCGGCGCCCCGCACGGCCCGGGATTCCGCCGGACCACCTGCTGCCTCTACTACCGCGTTCCGGGCGGCGGCCTGTGCGGCGACTGCGTCTTCGACAGCGCGCCCGGAGCGGCGGCGCGCGTATAG
- a CDS encoding PA14 domain-containing protein gives MPTANPSNVVHPVATSRHPSSQGGSVRIRKKLVLLLAAVVGAAGLSAVPAASAADQDPGSPADVHGLKGEYYTQSAPGAFDFGELKATGFDPGIDFQSLESRLSSATGQADDASIRWTGKIVPEKSGAHTFSMIGDNGFRLWIDGKPVIDHWVDDWEKEQTSEPVELTAGKAYDFKVEYFEHEGGSNLHLKWTEPGGTKVPVPQSAFRLPDDFAYDGAIAATVLADGRTLKLDFAQKLGKLPAGLVNHLDAVIGGAEWPLGAVKADPKDPRSLTVALKEPVVGNKAGNATGLADIRYDGDGALAGEDGKQVGAFWSSGPNHSTHELSTKWAEEVGPKNALPEYPRPQLTRDNWQNLNGSWEFAAAKAGERPPVGRKLGEKILVPYPVESQLSGIERHEDRMWYRRTFTVPKNWKVGSGKRLQLNFGAVDWQAEVYVNGHKVTEHKGGYDKFSADVTDALKPGRTQELIVGVYDPTDAEDGENPPMGKQRLDPSGIWYTPSSGIWQTVWMEPVAADHADSLKITPDVPGKSVAVEVRGARDGVPVTATAYDGKRKVGTATGRTGSALKVRIPDPHLWSADDPHLYQLKVSVGSDRVGSYFGMRSIAVEKVNGTPRTVLNGKPVFLMATLDQGFWPDGLHTAPTDEALAYDLKMHKAMGFNSVRKHIKVEPDRWFYWADKLGLMVWQDMPAMNTVNPSAAARTEYEHEMKEMIDEHSSHPSVVMWVTFNEGWGQYDEARIADQAKSWDPTRLVNSMSGINLGVDGGTGDIIDEHGYPSPALPKPDGQRALISGEYGGLGLAVPGHAWAVQQSYIAVDPATYTDDYLAKLDEVHALACKGSNGAVYTQISDVEGELNGLLTYDRRVVKPDVKRVHDAQQALIHDASQPDVAGCPTG, from the coding sequence ATGCCAACTGCCAATCCTTCCAACGTTGTACATCCTGTTGCAACGAGCCGCCACCCTTCCTCACAAGGAGGATCCGTGCGCATCAGAAAGAAGCTTGTCCTGCTGCTGGCCGCCGTCGTCGGCGCCGCGGGACTGTCCGCCGTACCCGCCGCCTCCGCGGCGGACCAGGACCCCGGGAGCCCGGCCGACGTGCATGGGCTCAAGGGGGAGTACTACACCCAGTCCGCCCCGGGAGCCTTCGACTTCGGTGAGCTGAAGGCCACCGGATTCGACCCGGGCATCGACTTCCAGAGTCTGGAGTCGCGGCTGTCCTCGGCCACCGGGCAGGCCGACGACGCCAGCATCCGGTGGACCGGGAAGATCGTGCCGGAGAAGTCCGGCGCCCACACCTTCTCCATGATCGGGGACAACGGTTTCCGTCTCTGGATCGACGGGAAGCCGGTCATCGATCACTGGGTCGACGACTGGGAGAAGGAACAGACTTCCGAGCCGGTCGAGTTGACCGCGGGCAAGGCCTACGACTTCAAGGTCGAGTACTTCGAGCACGAGGGCGGCTCGAACCTCCACCTCAAGTGGACCGAGCCCGGCGGTACGAAGGTCCCGGTGCCGCAGTCCGCCTTCCGGCTGCCCGACGACTTCGCGTACGACGGGGCCATCGCCGCCACCGTGCTCGCGGACGGCCGCACTCTCAAGCTGGACTTCGCGCAGAAGCTCGGGAAGCTCCCGGCCGGCCTGGTGAACCACCTCGACGCCGTGATCGGTGGCGCCGAGTGGCCGCTCGGCGCGGTCAAGGCCGACCCGAAGGACCCGCGCAGCCTGACCGTCGCCCTCAAGGAACCGGTCGTCGGCAACAAGGCCGGCAACGCGACCGGTCTGGCCGACATCCGCTACGACGGCGACGGCGCCCTGGCCGGTGAGGACGGCAAGCAGGTCGGCGCCTTCTGGTCCAGCGGGCCGAACCACTCCACGCACGAGCTGAGCACGAAGTGGGCCGAAGAGGTGGGGCCGAAGAACGCGCTCCCCGAGTACCCGCGTCCCCAGCTCACCCGTGACAACTGGCAGAACCTCAACGGCTCCTGGGAGTTCGCCGCGGCGAAGGCGGGGGAGCGGCCCCCGGTGGGCAGGAAGCTCGGCGAGAAAATCCTCGTCCCGTATCCGGTCGAATCCCAGCTCTCCGGGATCGAACGGCACGAGGACCGCATGTGGTACCGCCGTACCTTCACCGTGCCCAAGAACTGGAAGGTCGGCTCGGGCAAGCGGCTCCAGCTCAACTTCGGCGCGGTCGACTGGCAGGCCGAGGTGTACGTCAACGGGCACAAGGTCACCGAACACAAGGGCGGCTACGACAAGTTCAGCGCCGATGTCACCGACGCGCTGAAGCCCGGCCGCACCCAGGAGCTGATCGTCGGCGTCTACGACCCGACCGATGCCGAGGACGGCGAGAACCCGCCGATGGGCAAACAGCGCCTCGACCCCAGCGGCATCTGGTACACCCCGTCCTCCGGCATCTGGCAGACCGTCTGGATGGAGCCGGTCGCCGCCGACCACGCGGACTCGCTGAAGATCACCCCGGACGTCCCCGGCAAGAGCGTCGCCGTCGAGGTACGCGGCGCACGTGACGGCGTCCCCGTCACCGCGACCGCGTACGACGGCAAGCGCAAGGTCGGCACGGCCACCGGGCGGACCGGATCCGCCCTGAAGGTGCGGATCCCGGACCCGCACCTGTGGTCCGCCGACGATCCGCACCTCTACCAGCTCAAGGTCTCCGTCGGCTCCGACCGGGTCGGCAGCTACTTCGGGATGCGGTCCATCGCCGTCGAGAAGGTGAACGGCACCCCGCGCACCGTTCTCAACGGCAAGCCGGTCTTCCTGATGGCCACCCTCGACCAGGGGTTCTGGCCGGACGGGCTGCACACCGCGCCCACCGACGAGGCACTCGCGTACGACCTGAAGATGCACAAGGCGATGGGCTTCAACTCGGTGCGCAAGCACATCAAGGTCGAGCCCGACCGCTGGTTCTACTGGGCGGACAAGCTGGGCCTGATGGTCTGGCAGGACATGCCGGCGATGAACACGGTGAACCCGTCGGCCGCCGCCCGCACCGAGTACGAGCACGAGATGAAGGAGATGATCGACGAACACTCCAGCCACCCGTCCGTCGTCATGTGGGTCACCTTCAACGAGGGCTGGGGCCAGTACGACGAGGCCCGCATCGCCGACCAGGCCAAGTCCTGGGACCCGACGCGCCTGGTCAACAGCATGTCCGGGATCAACCTGGGCGTCGACGGCGGCACCGGGGACATCATCGACGAGCACGGCTACCCGAGCCCGGCGCTGCCGAAGCCGGACGGTCAACGTGCCCTGATCAGCGGCGAGTACGGCGGACTGGGTCTGGCGGTACCCGGCCACGCCTGGGCCGTGCAGCAGTCGTACATCGCCGTCGACCCGGCCACCTACACGGACGACTACCTCGCCAAGCTCGACGAGGTGCACGCGCTCGCCTGCAAGGGCAGCAACGGCGCCGTGTACACGCAGATCTCCGACGTGGAGGGCGAGTTGAACGGTCTGCTCACCTACGACCGCAGGGTCGTCAAACCCGATGTGAAGCGGGTGCACGACGCCCAGCAGGCGTTGATCCACGACGCCTCGCAGCCCGACGTGGCGGGATGCCCCACCGGCTGA